ACGAGGAACATAAAGATGATACGAGATGGTAGCGAGTTTagtatcctatttattactcgtaatcgatcttaatttatatcactcaactcgtttggttgatgtTCCAGTAAGGTTGTATTGCGCCAATAGATGACGTCATCTtatggcgttctagtgggatgtatcactttgacatgtgccaagatatgtttaaccatatgggtgtAATAAATAGATGACGTCATCTtatggcgttctagtgggacgtatcactttgacatgtaccaagatatgtttaaccatatgggtgtAATAAATAGATGACGTCATCTtatggcgttctagtgggacgtatcactttgacatgtaccaagatatgtttaaccatatgggtgtAATAAATAGATGACGTCATCTtatggcgttctagtgggacgtatcactttgacatgtaccaagatatgtttaaccatatgggtgtAATAAATAGATGACGTCATCTtatggcgttctagtgggacgtatcactttgacatgtaccaagatatgtttaaccatatgggtgtAATAAATAGATGACGTCATCTtatggcgttctagtgggacgtatcactttgacatgtaccaagatatgtttaaccatatgggtgtATTAAATAGATGACGTCATCTtatggcgttctagtgggacgtatcactttgacatgtaccaagatatgtttaaccatatgggtaataaaacctTTTTCGCGACATCCGATTATAGACTGtaataatcgatcatcacatcgaaTCGATTAATTTTCGATTATATCATTGTAACATCACTATGTAGTCCCAATAGCACTGACAGCAACGATACATTTATATAGTTATGTTCTGAAATAGAACAGTGGAAAATAttccagaaaaaaaagaaacattagtAAACTGACAGCATGtttataacaatatttgttCACACATTTGACATATATTAAAATGACTACATGTTCAccaattaatttatttctaatactatataataataatatattgcaTGGCTTACCATAACAAAAATACCTGAAATGTTTCTCGTTTATGGAGTTTGTTTTgaaaagtaatttgttttggcCATTTCTCAGATATGTACAGTATTGCATGACTAATTTAAACGAAGTGTTGTTAGCCAAATGCTAattgttgtagccactttgtacaTCAGTTACCCGTTGGCTAAGTTGGCAATGGAACGAGGAGCCCTGGATTAATAACATTTCACTACCTGAAACGCCACACAAGCTGAAAGAGGTCAGTTATATGTCACGATCTGTAAACTGTTTTCAGACGGAAACAGCCTTGGCCTACGATGCCGTCCATCTGTTTGCACGTGCGCTGCACGAGCTCTCGCAGACCCAGGATGTCACGACGTCAGTGTTGTCGTGTGAAAAGTCACAGTCGTGGGCTCACGGAAACAGCTTACTCAACTTTATGAAAATTGTACGTACTCTTACTGTTAGTAAATAACATTAGATAGCACTTTTATTGGGGCTCAgaatgttgttttcttttttggtggagtttttttaacattatgttTTTGTTGCTGTATTGTATCTGAACAGGACTAAACGTTTCCATTTGGTAACCGTTTGTTTCAGTCAGTAGTTGACTACAGGTCTATGTTATAATAGCTTTAGTACTTTGCAtaaaatgatatacatgtatctttcgAGGTGATCTTAATAAACATAAGTTTATTAGAAATTAGTCGATATGTTCTGCCCTTTGTAGTAATGATTCATTTACTTAACATATACATACCTTGCATTTCACGTCAAATTAAAACTAATCTAAGGCGTTGTTGGCAAGGctctttattatttatatgtcaTACAAAACATGTGTTTAATGGCACTATTTTAGTATTCTTCATAATGAATTAAGTAAAAGAAAATGAGTAAAATGTTTGTAAGAACGTTTGGTTTATTATGTGCtgtatgtttattgtttaatgtttgaaTTACAGACAGTTTTTGACGGATTATCAGGACCTGTGAAATACGTCAACGGAGAACGAAAGGATTTTACACTAGACGTTATGGAGCTGACAGTCCACGGATTAAGGAAGGTGTGAAAACCGCtgtttattttaagaaatactagtatataactgTAATCGTTCGTCGGAAACATGCTACAGTAGTATCAAACTTGGGACAGTGTCTTTAAGAACCATTCTTGACTTTGTAATCACTGCCACATGGTTTTGGCTAATAGAACATTGATTAGTAATGtatcaacaaaaatattaagagGTTGATACTGGATACAAGAAACTAATTGTCTGTTAGCTATCCGGACTCAATTACAATAGCTACTCAGAAATACTTTAGAAATAGTAATGAGacatatgagagagagagagagagagagagagagagagagagagagagagagagagagagagagagagagagagagagagagagccagccAATGAGGGTTAAAGAAAGTGATCGACAGAGACACTATTAACACTTTATTTATCTAAGTACACATGTAGTTGTGGAAATCAAGATATTACTAGTGTGTTTGTGTAACGTGTTAAACACTGTTTTTCTAGACGGGACACTGGGACCGGTTCATTGGTATCAACATCACCAAGGATTACAGCGAACGCTTAAAAGACACCACAGCTGCTCTAGCGAACAGAACTCTGGATGTAATAGTCGTATTGGTAAGTTAAACTCCActcttatatttaatataattacacTTTGTCTAAGGCCGTAACCaggaagggtgtgtgtgtgtgtgggtgtggggggggggggggggatacaacAAATGTCCTTTTAGTTTGCAATTTCGCGTACGTTGTTGAATGCTCGATTCCTAATGGATCAAAGTTTATCCATGAAGTTAGTTTTGCagaaaaaacccatacattATTGAATACACAAACTTAATGCGTTAAAGTTCATCCACGAAGTTTGGTTTTGCAAGAAAAAACATACGTTGTTGAATATACAAACCTAATGCATCAAAGATCAAAGTTTATCCAGGAAGTTTGGTTTTGTAAGAAAAATCATATACTATTGAATACACAAATCCTAACAGATCAAAGTTTATGCACGAAGTTTGTTTTTTCAGGAAAAGCCGTACGTTGTTGAATACACGAATCCGGACGGGTCGAAGTACTACCGAGGATTCTGTATAGACCTGCTAGACGCCATCGCCAAACGGCGGGGTTTCAACTACACTGTCAGAGTGATCGCCAGGGAAATGGGCGGCTACGGCAAGAGTAACAACGGCTTGTGGAACGGCATCGTTCGAGAACTCATGGACAGGGTACGCACTAGCTTAGAACAAAGTCAATTTACAGGCACAATCACACGGCATTTATGTTGTCCCGAAAAGTAAATTATTCATCCAGCTGCATATTCATCGTATTCCACTTATATAATCGATAGTGTTGAATATAAATGAATTATGGCTACGTAGCTATATGTTGTCAATGTTAaccatttaaattgttttgaaaacggCATGTAACAGCGAATTCTTGCTAaagcagaaaaaaaacaaatcaatgtgctctagtggtgtcgttaaacaaaacacactaacTCTTCGACTGTAAATAGTTGAGGGCCTTATAAGCCAGGAAATTTGCTATCGATCCTTCTGTTTGTgtgcaataaaatattaaactatattttacatatacagttacataaaacatttttactttacgTTTGATAGAAAAATACGAACTTATAAAAATATGGtgtgcaagtgtgtgtgtgggggttggCGAGaggaaggagggggggggggggtctgggtCACTGGACACCACGTCGGAATCTGTTGGGATACACTATTATATAATactgatatatatttgtttatatagaaAGCCGATATCGGTCTCGGTGGAATGTCAATCACCCACGACCGAGAGAAGGTGATCGACTTCACGAAGCCGTTCATCACGCTGGGCATCACGATTCTCTACAAGAAGCCCACCCCGAAGTCGCCCGAACTGTTCTCATTCCTGTCGCCCCTGTCGGTGGAGGTGTGGGTGTACATGATCGCCGCCTACCTGTGTGTGAGCTTCATGCTGTTCGTGATCGCGCGCTTCAGCCCCTACGAGTGGTGCAACCCCCACCCGTGTAACGAGGACTCGGACATCGTGGAAAACCAGTTCACCATCCTCAACAGTCTCTGGTTCACCATCGGCTCGCTCATGCAGCAGGGTCAGTAGAGTAGCTTCGTGGCAGTGCGTacttcagtcggtagagtgcgcacctgaggtgatttgatcatAGGATCGACCCCCTCAGTCGACTCATTGGGTTATTGTgttcgtcccaaccagtgacaCAACACTGTTGGTAGCCTCTTACTGCTGTTTCGATAGCAATAGCTTTCTTTGGctaatatatcaaagactgtgcaGTGTatgggaaaatacatataaaatatatcttactgCTAACAGAAAATTGTAGCGGATTTCGTCTGAAGTctgtcagaattataaaatatcTAACACCCAATAGCgggtaataaataattaatgcgGTCTAGTCTTGTTGTTAAAACAATCTCTTAACTGTATTTGCCCCCATTTCTGCAGGTTGTGAGATCGCGCCCCGGGCCATATCGACCCGGATGGTGGCGGGGATCTGGTGGTTCTTCACGCTCATCATGATCTCCTCGTATACGGCCAACCTGGCAGCCTTCCTCACCGTCGAGAGGATGGTCAAGGACATCGAGAGCGCCGAGGACCTCGCCAAGCAGTCTAAGATCAAGTATGGAACTCTGTATGGCGGATCAACCATGGCTTTCTTCCAGGTaagttttctgtttttaatcTGTCTCATCATCTATCGCTCCACGGCATTTATGGCACCTCGTCATCTAAAGTCTATATATGGCGAGGGTCTATAGATTACGAGGAGCTAAACAGTCCAAGATCAAGTACGGGTTTTCTTCCAGGTGAGtcaactttttttaaaactccctTATCGTCTATCGCTTCTGGACATTTAGGTGACTTCTGTTATAAAGATACAATGGAGAGGACATTGTGTGTGATTTTGTATCGCACGACAACATCGATTTAAAGATACTAACTATCGTCTTTAACGATGATCTAGCCGCCAAATTAAACTTTCCAATGAAATTAGCACCACTGAAACTGATTGCTGCCAATGGAGTATAAGTTAGCTCCATGCACATATGCCGTAAATAcgttttatttagaaaaaaaacgtGTAAGTAggttttaaacataaaaatttaacttttcaGCAGGATTCCTCATTCGTACCTTCACGGATTAAAGCTGATAACGTACATCATGCTCTATGTAAGAAACAATATCCCTTTGAATGAATACATCTATAGCCCCTCATCATCTCTAGTTCCTCATCATTTATAGGTGCTCGCCATCTGTAGTTAGTCGTCATCAATTGTTCCTCGTGGTCTATACTCCACCGTCATAAATATGTCCTCGTCATCTATAGTTCCTCGTGGTCTATACCCCATCGTCATCAATAGGTCCTCGTCATGTATAGTTCCTCGTGGTCTATAACCCACCGTCATCAATGGGTCCTCGTCATCTATTATTCCTCGTGGTCTATAACCCACCGTCATCAATGGGTCCTCGTCATCTATTATTCCTCGTGGTCTATAACCCACCGTCATCAATAGGTCCTCGTCATCTATAGTTCCTCGTGGTCTATAACCCACCGTCATCAATGGGTCCTCGTTATCTATTATTCCTCGTGGTCTATAACCCACCGTCATCAATGGGTCCTCGTCATCTATAGTTCCTCGTGGTCTATAACCCACCGTCATCAATAGTTCCTCGTCATCTATAGTTCCTTGTAGTCTATAACCCACCGTCATCAATAGGTGCTCGTCATCTATAGTTCCTCGTGGTCTATAACCCAGCGTCATCTATAGTTCCTCGTGGTCTATAACCCAGCGTCATCAATAGTTCCTTGTGGTCTATAACCCACCGTCATCAACAGTTCCTTGTCATCTATAGTTCCTCGTGGTCTGTAACCCACCGTCTTCAATAGTTCCGCATCATCTACAGCCCCATGTTATTACGGTATTTGCACAAAGCCATATACATTCGCTGTTTCAGAACTCTAAGATCGAGACGTTCAAGAGGATGTGGAACGCGATGAACACGTCTGAGGAGTCGGTGTTTCCCAAAAACGGCGAGGAGGGGGTGCGGCGGGTGAAGGCGGGGGGATACGCCTACCTGTCCGAGTCCACGTCCGTCGAGTACGTCGTCGAGAGGAACTGTGACCTTGAACAGATCGGAGGACTGCTCGACTCCAAGGGATACGGAATAGCAACACCAGAAGGTATAGTATCATGTTTATTGTGCTGCGAGCAAACGTGTTAATATTAATCTTATTACAGACCCTATTGCAGGGTTATGGAATAGCCACGCAAGATGGTATAGTATCATGTTTATTGTGCGGTGAGCAACGGTGTTAATATTAATCTTATCACAGACCCTATTGCAGGGTTATGGAATAGCCACGCCAGGAGGTATAGTATCATGTTTATTGTGCGGTGAGCAAAggtgttaatattaatattatcacaGACCCTATTGCAGGGTTATGGAATAGCCACGCCAGATGGTATAGTATCATGTTTATTGTACTTTCAGAAGttgtgttaatattaatattatcatatgAACTATTGCAGGGTTCTGGAATAGCCATGCCAGAAGGTATAGTATTATGTTTATTGCATTGCGAGAAGAGGTGTTCATATTACTATTACCATAGAGTCTATTGCA
This DNA window, taken from Gigantopelta aegis isolate Gae_Host chromosome 4, Gae_host_genome, whole genome shotgun sequence, encodes the following:
- the LOC121372481 gene encoding glutamate receptor ionotropic, kainate 2-like isoform X2, which produces MYVATCWFGVLVLTEHFVAIGGLPDRLRVGALFEPEHDGQRQAFDWAVEKINLRTGILGQTLVLPDSQQVQPQDSFGAQRKVCRMVQHGVAAIFGPVSSLSAAHVQSMCTAFEIPHLQWHWDPRDSRDYYSISLYPHYLTLGQAYRDMVRHWHWDKFALLYEDNEGLTRLQEVLKAPEMGEARITIRKLQTIDNDYVNLFKELKENAHYRIVIDCHVSRVKQILHAALRVQMLSVYYHFFFTTLDLGLVDLEDYKHDGANITSLRLINPDRPEVIDVRRNWIYEASRSGDSPLKGYSEIQTETALAYDAVHLFARALHELSQTQDVTTSVLSCEKSQSWAHGNSLLNFMKITVFDGLSGPVKYVNGERKDFTLDVMELTVHGLRKTGHWDRFIGINITKDYSERLKDTTAALANRTLDVIVVLEKPYVVEYTNPDGSKYYRGFCIDLLDAIAKRRGFNYTVRVIAREMGGYGKSNNGLWNGIVRELMDRKADIGLGGMSITHDREKVIDFTKPFITLGITILYKKPTPKSPELFSFLSPLSVEVWVYMIAAYLCVSFMLFVIARFSPYEWCNPHPCNEDSDIVENQFTILNSLWFTIGSLMQQGCEIAPRAISTRMVAGIWWFFTLIMISSYTANLAAFLTVERMVKDIESAEDLAKQSKIKYGTLYGGSTMAFFQNSKIETFKRMWNAMNTSEESVFPKNGEEGVRRVKAGGYAYLSESTSVEYVVERNCDLEQIGGLLDSKGYGIATPEDSQYRDLMSETILKLQEDQFIHEIHRKWWKEELGGGKCVHDVSGGSTGKANDLGVDNVGGVFVVLIAGVGAGFIISLCEFIWKARKNAKKDEQTLCSEMAEEFRFAVRCFGSKKPNKKRDKEITDNGLQFMPLTGFAQNSLGGKEVYA